The window cacctcaggtggccaaattattagaacttcagctttagtctcagtccttcaacaaatattcagggtcgatctcctttagaattgactggtttgatcttgtggCATTAGTGTGGATTCAAAACGCAAGTCAGAGTCCCAACTACATACAGTTTACATTTCCCATCACttttcaaaggaagagaaagaaggaaaagccaagaggatttattttgtttaatgcTGAGGCCAGCACATTCCATTCATTATCTTAATATATCCATAAATTCAACAAATCACTTTGTCCTTGTGAGGTGACCATGACTTCCAACTTGAGGTACAGAAACAGGCTGGCCATAGTGAAAATGTCTTGCTTAAGGTCTCCATGAACCTGAAGCAGCAGTTTCAAACCCATGCTCAACAAGAATACTAAAGCCAGCAATTGTATTAAAAAACTAAATGCCCAAACCCCCAGCACCTAGGGCTCGTCGAAGGGATAAATACAACATGGGAAAGCTTTGAACTGGATTTCACTACACTGATTGCAAATTGAGATATGACTGGTGAggacatattttaattttgtttggcCAGGGAAAACTATCAATAGGCAGCAGAAAGTGGTttggaaatgaaagttctgaatgAATGCCAGGTATTCTGATCTTTACTGGTTATTTGAATTTGGGCACAATCACTCGAGAGAAAGTAAATAACCAGTATAGACAAGGACTTCCCTTAGTGCCCACCTGGGACTGTAAAATGACAGCAGAGTGGCTCACTTTTCTTTGAGTGGGGGAGGTAtccttgctttataatgttgtgttaagtcTCCACTGTACAATGAACTGAATCAGCTATTTGTGTGCATAGATCTccatcttggacctccctcctagCCCCagccccccactccacccctctaggtcagcacagagcactgagctgagttcctgtgctataccgcagcttcccactagtgatctgtttcacacatggcagTGTGCAGAGGTCAAGCTCAGTCTCCCAAGTGGCTCACATTTGATTGTATCTGATCTTGAAAACTCAGCTTAAATCATGTTCTTTGATCATGCCTTTCACTCCCCAACTCTTAACACCATAAAGTCCATCTTTAATTGAACTTCCTTTTGAAGTTACACAGTAATAtgtgatttttgtttaaaaataaatgtaagaaaataagCGTAGAAGTGAATAGGGTAAGCCCCCATAACCGTTATCACAATCAGGTGAGTGGTCTTCCTGGGTTCTTTTCTGTACACTTACAGACACCAATAGGTTGGTATTATCAAAACCATTTTTTGCCCGGCTACATTAGATTCTTTGTTGAATAAACAGTCTTGGTGTATCCCATTCCTATTGGAGTTGgaagaagaaaacttttaaaaccaaaatgattACATTTCAGACCCAAGGAAAGTATAAAGCAAAGATATAATTGTGGATGAGAGTTGAAatactcttttctcaatttggAGTCGGAAGTAGGATTGAAGCAGCCCCGGCTTGTGTCATTGCAGCCCCTTTTATCACTTTACACAGAGTAAGCATTTAAtagtatttcttgaatgaatacaAAATCGTCTCCTTTTACAGATTTCATTTTGGATTAAACAAtgtcaatatataaaaaaaaatagaaaaccacGCGTCCACATGTACATGTAGTAAGGAGTGctccaatgaaaattaaaaatcttattaTCATCCATGTTGGATTATTCAAGCCAGGATTCACTTCTGTACGTGAAGTATACTGTACCTGACAAATAAAATTAGTCCCATTCCTTTTTACCGTTTTTGAGTCTTTGAGACTTCGCCGCCTCACTTGTCACATGAATTTTCTTGGAGGGGAGCACTTTTGTTTTCTCAAATGAATTATAAGCTTGGTAAGAGTGGGGAAGTTTCTCACGATTACCTGTGTGTTCTCCCAGCACTCACACGTGTTCTGCACACACCAGATGTCGAGTATCGTGACTGTATTAGTTTAGTTTGCTAGGAATGCCATAACGAAGTgccacaaactgagtggcttaagccatggaaatgtattgtctcacacTCTGGAGGCTAGATATGAAGCTGAGGTGTTGTCAGGATTCCTTCCTTCGAGGCTCTAACAAAAGGATTTGTTCaggcctctcttcttggcttgtaAATGGCTGTCTCCTTCTGTCTCTTCCTTGTCTTTGTCTTCCTCCATACATGTCCATGTCTTTATCCAAAGCTTCCCTTTTTATTTGGACCCTGGTCATATTGAATTAAAGCCCACTCTAATGACCTCATCGTAATTAATTATATCTATAACAATCCTATGTCAAAATAAAGCTCAATTCTGAGGTATTTGAGGCTCGGACTTTGgcatatgaatttgggagaaggacacaattcaacccagaATAGTGACCATCCACAGAATCATAAAATTTCAGAGGGAGACAAGCCCTTAATGTCATTTAGTTTGCCCATCTGATGACTGGATTCTGTCTTACCCAAAGCCAAGAGGAGCGTTTAgaattttaatagtatttttggCAACAGGATTCTAggattgtttttgtcttttaacatGTCCGTGTATGTTTTTCAGAATGGTTCCCGCTGCCTAAGCCTCTGAGCCTTCAGAATGTCTTCAACAGGTAAGAACCGCCTTGGAAAGCTTACCTTTCAGCAGGGCTGAAGGGACATTTCACTCAGCCTCAGTCCCCTGAACACTCAGCCCCTGAGCACCTTGATCTGGGGGTCCAAACCCCATGAAGATGCCTCTTGAAGAGGCAGCCACCTGTGAGTCTGTTAGTTTTTCTCTATGAACCATTTTACTTTCAGTGAGTTTGGTCATTAAAATTGTTTTGTGCCCCTTAACCATGCCCGAGGCCCTGAGAACGAGGGAGTGTTGGCCTGTAAGAAAACCTCGTGGGTTTATTATTCTTCAACACAGAGAAACCAAATAACATCATTGAGTGGCTATTGGAAGAGGGGGGCAACGTGATTCATGGAGGTCATGCTTTCCCAGGCCCTTTCTACGCAGTCTCAGCTCAGACCAGGGCAGACTTTTATTACCAGCTTTCAACAAATCCCTAGTTTCTTTTGCAAAGTAAAACAGATAATAGAGACATTCCCGGAATAGTTAGCTAACTAAGCTGTGCCAGGCAACCTCAGGGCTAAGAAGAACTCAGTGTTTTCGGACAATGACCAATTACAATAACCAGTATTATTTGATCTGAGAGTAATTAGCCAAGGCTCTGTTCTTTTTGCTTCAGTGAGGAGGCAAAAAGGGCAGTGAGGAAAACATCAGAGACAGGGGAAAGGAGCTCAAATGTCAAAGAAAAACACACTCTCgcaggtggggagaagggaaagacatcCCAACTGAACGTTTGAATGCTGTTCTTCCCTGAAAATGTGGTAGGGTTTAACCCAGCCaaagtttgtttgattttttttttcatagttacTGTTCATGTGCTTTAAAAAAGCCTCCATAGAGAGTGAATATCAGAGCACAAAGAGTAAAATAGGTCGGAACACAGAACTGTGGACTAGCAAAGGATCTTTTTTTGGGAGGGACGATTCTCCCCAGGGTATCCCCGCGCTCCACTCTTATTCTCAAACGCACTATATCACCTGAAACTCTCCTGTTTGGAGACAGGTTCCAGGGAACTGCTGTTTATCATTTCATCCAAGAAGCGCAAACTTTCTCTTGCTAGCATAGTCAGGCTCCCCAACCCCTAGCTAGAGAAATCTAGACTTTAGTGCTGTCCTGTGGCTTCCTTCCATTTCACCACTGGCTTCCAAAATAATGGTAGCTCCAAACCTGCAGACCATCTTACTACTCTATGCTGCTGCTCTTGGAACCGTCACATGGCAGGAAAATCGCTGCAAGCCCCCCGAAGTTACCCTACCAGCCCTTCCTTCAAGGTCGAGTGGGACTTGGATTGGCCCAATATCCCTCTGGCTTTTCTGACCGTATGCAACACCTCTGCCTTAGCCCAGCTGCCTTAGCTCAGACTGTCTTTGCTCAGATTCTCAAAGTTAGGAGTAATGTCTAGAGATGTGCTATCTCATACCATAACCACTACCCACATGTGACTAtttcaatttaaattatttaaaattagataAAAAATTGAGTTACTCTACAGATTGATTGTATAGCATGAGAAATTAtatccaatatcttataataaactagaATGAAGTAAAATCTTCAAAAGAAAACCCCCCAAACTGAATCAcaatgctatatacctgaaacaagtgcaatattgtaaatcagttgTACTtcaattcaaaaaaacaaaatgagttgCTCAGTTGCACTAGCCACATTTGAAGGGCTCACTAGGCACATGTGAATAGTGGTTACCATATGAGATGGGGCAAAAATAGACTATTTCCATCATCATGGAGCAGGTGGAACTGGCAGTAGAAGAacttgactgccaatgcaggagacacaagagacgtgggttcgatctctgagtcaggaagatcccctggagaaggacatggcaacccactccagtattcttgcctagagaatcccatggacagaggagcctggcaggctacagtccatggagtcgcaaagagttggacatgactgaagctacttagttCATCATCACCGGAAGTTTTGTTAGACAGCACTGGCCTAGATTATCACATGAGAAAACTCTTGGCTTTGAGAAGGGTTTTGTCGTGGAAAGGGGACTAACGTTAGGACGGATGCCCTGGTTTGAGCACATATCCAACTCCACCATCCTATAGTGAAAATGGACTggctaaaaatttttttagacgATTTCCCCTGATTCTCCTTTGAGACTGATACTGAGTCCTACTGATTTGTACCCGCTTACCCACTCCAGACTCCTATTTCATTGACCTGAAAACCTGTGCCTGGGCAGGGCACCCGTGATGGAGAAAATATCCGCCAGCACTTTGGGTTACAATCTCTTAAAGCAGCCTCCACCTCTGGTTCCCTTCTCTCCTAACTGGCCTGGAAATTTGCAAGGACTGGGGGTTTGAAAATTTCTTCTCTGCCTTAAGTCTGTGAAGCAATTACTCTTGAGTTTGAGAGTAAAGTTCTCTGGTTGCAGAAACAGTTTTATGTCATGGGAATCAAATACCTGAGTTTTTATGCAAATCTTATGCAAAAATTAGGCAAATTCCGAGTCAGGGTCAGGGCTTCCAGCATCGCTGCATCCTGGTACCTGGGGAGGAAAGGGTATCTGTTGATGGCTTCAGGTTGGTGTGTACATTCAGCATTAAGAAAGCCCATCTGTTTGTGTTTATTTGGGGAGTTGCATGGCAATGCAACTTAGTTCTGAAAGTCAGGCATTAGTTCTGCAGCTAACTGCCTCTCAGAATCAGCAGTTTTCTGTCTTGGGCTTTCCACTTGTAAACCTGTCTGTGGCCTCTAGAGACGGGTGTACTTGAATGATTGGCACTAGATTAGCAAAGACTTTCAGACTTTGTAAGTAAATAGGAAGCATGAAGACCCACTGGGCTTTCAGGGTCAGACCCTGCCACTCTCCATGGCTTCATAGCAAGCCCGTCTTCTCTTTATCCCAGGCCCACCAGctggcctttctttctttctttaaaatcctTGTCTCCGTCTCACCCTGGGGGTCTGCAACacctgcccctcccccgccccagatCCTCAGTTCTCAGCCCAAATGCTGCTTCCTCAGGAGAGTCTTCCCTGACCCCCTCCTAAGTCAAGTATCTGGACCTTCTTCACAGTTGTGTTTATGCATCTGTATGACCATTTAATTAGTGTCTGATTCCTCTACTGGATTAAGCTGCCAGAAGAGAGCATTCCTGTATCCCCCAGATCCAACCACCTACATAGTAGTTGCTCAACTAATGGATTTGCTCTACTCCAAATTTATAATTCAGCATAAGGTCAACTTGAGGATTTGTCCTTACTGTAATTTGGGTATTTAATTATCTTTCTTGCTTGTGCTCTATCTCAGGGGAAACCAATAGAGCTTCTTAGAGAAAGCCCTGGGAGCTGAGCTTCAAAAATGCTGTAAACAAGCCTTTTTTCCCACTCAAGTTTCACCTTCCAGgatctcttctctccttcctcccattccagaattctgtgCTCACCACCGTTGGAGCCTATTTCCAACTGGGCTTTTCTGCTTGCAAGGGGCTGCTGTATCCCTCAAAGAAAGAATCCTtaattatatatttctgtttctataaTTACAATTTTCAGGTCTTTTATGTACACAGGGAGGGGGTGGGCTGGGAGCTGAATGATGGAATGCTGAAGTTTTCCCTTCATCTTAGTCACAGGACAGGTAAAGTTTCAGTGTGGGGGCTATTTTTCCATTGCCATCAACTTTACTAGTCCCAGGAAAACTCTATCTATCTGAAATTTTTCTAGCCACcttcttttctttacttttcttctttccccctTGACTTTTCAGAAACGAGGCCTCTGGAGAAATTCTGTGTCTCTCTCATTTTTCCAGGCTGGGCAGGGCTCCCGAAGCGGAAGATCTGGCCTCCCAAATGCTGAAGGGCTTTCCGAGAGACCGTGTCTCAGCCCAGGAAGCGCTGGTTCACAATTATTTCAGTGTCCTGCCGGCTCAGCTGCACCAGCTTCCAGATGGTGAgtaaaggagtgtgtgtgtgtatgtgtgtggtggcggggggtggggtatACATGGACACACATAAGTCTTGGTGTCTGTTTTCTTGAAGCACTGGAGAATCACAGAATTTGCAACCAGAAACATGcttagagctgggaaaagcaaGACAGGACAAAATCTTGCCCAAGTTTTGTTTGTGGCTTTCTAAAACTCATAAGTTGAGGGTTGAGGTGACATAGGCCTCCTTGTAACCATCCAAACATTTCCCCTATACACACACCTAGAAAGTAGAAGAGATGTAAGTTGCCTTTGAGTTTGCTTTCGCTAGCATCTGCCAGGAAAAGCCAAACCAAAGTTTCTAACAACCCCCTTAGCTCTTTCCGTTGAGTAAGATGATAGGTGACATGGATACATCAGGAGAGGAGAGCTGGGCCTGTCGTGATTGGTAATCTGATGCTGCCCAAGGAAGTGCGGGTggggcatggggagaggggagcatcCTCCCAGGCTGGATGCACACGGAAAGCACAAGTTATTCTGAAATCAGCCTTGCTGCCTGGGCATGAAGTCATCCTCCAAATCTGAAAACTGCTGAGGGGTCATGTGGCTGGAGCACTCCTCATGTTTCTCAGAATGTGGCAAGGAAGGGCTGTGCGGAGGTTGTAGGTACTCCAACCATGGCCCTGGCTGTTTGCCTGGGACCCTCCTTAGGTGGGGTTGCTTTCAAAACACCCACCATTCAAGTGAAAACAGTTTTTACAAGTCCTGAGCCAGAGAAAAGAAAGCTAAGGAAGGTTAGCTTTCTGACTGAGAGGAGGGAACTGGAATGGGGTGTGGTCAGGAACTACTGTCCAAGAGGCTCAGACGCAGGGTCTGACTGATGTCTCCAGGATTTGCAGGCACAGCTCCACAGTACCTGGGATGTGATTTTGCATCCATCCAAAGCTTTTAATTTGGGGTTTCTCaaggtattttattattaaagtgaGTCATTTAGAATCTCCAAAAATAACCATAATCATACAATCGGGGTTAATGTCATACTTAACCCTGTAAGAAGAGTCGGTCATCAGTATTTATTAAGTTGCCGTTAAGTGTCGAGAACATATTAAGTGCTAGAACATTTGAGGGAAAAAGGAGGCTTGTCCTTGACCTCAAGGAGCCTATGAAGtgggaggaaaagagggtgagGAAGAGGAAACAGGACACCCTGGTACACATATTAGCACAAATCATATCTAAACAGCTAAAGTCTGTGCATAATCAGCTACAGATGTTCAGAGAATATGTGTGCACTGAAGGCAGTTCTCGGAGGAACCGCTGTAGAATAACTCCAGTAAGACGGATGAGACTGGAGGTGACTCCGGAGAGGAATTTGAAAGGAGGGGAGGGACACGGCTTGGCATATGGGTAGACTAAGAGACATTCCAGGCGACTTAACAATTCTTACTCCCTTCTTGGTACCTCCTCCCAAGCTTtatccccatcccccactcccatcTCAATACCCTCTTCCCAGTCTGAGCCCCAAGATCCCCCCTTCTTAGCTTTCTCCTCTTGAGATTGGGACTTTTCTAACTCCCACTTCATGCAAATATACGCACTGggggtgtgcacacacacattcacaccccTTCTCTCCACTTAACAACGTATCTCCCATGagagatatatataaataaataaatataaataaatcctCCTCCAGGATTTATTATTCTAGGTCCTGAGAACTACTGAGGACCTTCAGAGTTTTCTGGGTACCAGCTTTTCCTTTAGAGTAATTAGCAGGAAACAATCACTGTGCAAACGGGATGTGTTTGTTAGAAACTCGGGTTTTGATTCTTCCTGGTCATCTGAAGCAAAGCCACCAACAGAGGGGCTCCATTGtacgtgtgtgtgcctgtgtgtgcatacacacacggGCACAGGAGAGGGACCCATCTGTATTCCTTCTCTGTTCACCCAGCCACAGAGCCCAAATCTACTTTGAcacttttagaaaaatgaaaagatggaaTCTTGCAGGAGCCTGCCTGCGCTAAGGGGGGAGATGAGGAGTGCTCACAGCAGGAGGGAAGTTGACTTTTCTTTATACATATAGGGGTTTTTCCATGCAGAGTTTAAATTATGCCTGATAAAAGGAGTTTCGTGGATGTTTCAGTTCTTTCAAATTCTCCTGGCTTCCTCCCAATTAAATGAGGTTTGTCAAAGCCAcagggctctgctgctgctgcctcggCCGACAAGCACTTCCTGCAGCGACATCTCGAATCCCCAAGGGAGAAGATGAAAGGGCCAGCGCCAAGAGacaggggaaggggggcagattgtgtgtgtgtgtgtgtgtgtgtgtgtgcgtgtgtgtgtgtgcgtgtgtgtgtgtgcgcgtgcttgTGGGGGTGCAGTGTGCAGAAACAGGTTTAGATACAGATTGACAGATAGGACGTGGACAAGAAGGTGGGGAAAGCACAACTAACTACCAgggaaactggaaagaaaaacagaggaagagaaagcagcACTGAAGCCAGTTTGGGCACCTTGAGAACAGTGGCCACCACCACGTGTGACATGATGTCACCATGTCTTCTAAGGGTGCCCTCTCTTGGCCTGGCAGTGCCAGTCTATGTTTTCATTGTTCATGGCAATGAGCCTTTATTAAGAGCCTCCTTTGCAGATAGGGTGCACCAAAGGGTCCTCTCAGTTCCCAACCCTCAGGGACCCAGAGTCTCCATCCCAGGGGTGGGCTCCTCCAGGCGTAAGGACTGTGCAAAAGTCAGATATGCTCTTGTGAGTGCTTTGTAAAGAGAGTGTCCCTGCCATAATTATGCAAGAAATTTTGCTCTCTGGTGGCAGTATGGAATCACTTAGTGGGttatatttgtatcattttattattctgGCTTTATTCCGGTTGCAGGATAACAAAGTtgtcactttaaaatatattctgtttCCCCTTTGATCTGGGAGATGCCAGCTCTtattgtctgccctctgacgaTTTAAGCATGAAGCCTGAGTCTGGGAACTGTGAGAAGAGTGGAAGGACAGCCTACATCCCAGCAAAAGCGTGGCACACGAATCCGCCCCCCAAACGCCAGGGCTGTTCCTATCCATCCATGTGTGTTTCCATGAAGCTGAGAGGTCCCAGATACCACTGTCCCGAGGCTGTGGCAGTAAGCTTATGGCCAGAAGAAATCAATGGGGAAGGAGTCACTTGCCACAAAATCCAGGAATTCTAGGCTTAGTTCCCCTTCGGAGAGCAATCTTAAGTGGAAAAGCGTGATTACTAGAATGGCAAGCATGGGGAAATTTCTGCCAAGCGCTGACATCCTCCCTTATTGACTCTTGAACACCTGAAGAAACATTTGTGGAAGGAGAAATTATTGGTAGTCTCTCTCAAAACACACCCAACAGCAAGCTAATTGCTTTTGCAGATGGCCGGGGAGACGTTGTACCCACACAGCCATCGGCTTATGGCCACACTTGTGGTCCTCACAGCTGAGCCCGCAGTGCAGGACGTCAGCTGGGGCAGCTAGGACCTAAAATTAGGCCCTTGGCAACTCTCTAATCTTAGCTGCAGGTTCAGCTTCTTCGTTTAATTCCCTTTGCCCTCAGCATGAACTTGGGCTCTGGGAAAAGAACGCTGCTTAATGATTTGAAAGTGAGGGGAGTAGAAAATCATTAAGCTGCCCCTTCTAGAAACTGGCTCCACTCAGTTCTTGCCAGGCTTCCAAATGTTACCCTTGGAAAGTTAAAACTAATTTTGGAACGGAGCCATTTGGAACCACAGACACTGATCCAgaaaagttgtgttttttttttttttttttatctcggGCAGTAAATGCCACGTGATTTAAGAGTCTGGTGCTTAAGCCATGGTCCTTGATCGTCAGAACATCAAAGGCTGTCTCTTTCTGTGGGTTGGTCCCATTTTGCTTTCCAAATCCCAGGCTTGAGCCTCTCCCATTCCTTCCTGGACTAAATCCCCCTTCTCCTTTAAAACAGGTTtcagcatcttaaaaaaaattaaaacttaaaagcttgcAATTGTTTCACAAGTAATTTTGCAAAAACAATTTACCAGAGTCCTTTTTGTCATCACATACTTTGGTACCTGTAGGCATGGCATTGACctctaccctggagaaggaaatggcaacccactccagtattcttgcctcgagaattccatggacagaggagcctggcagactacagtccatggggtctcaaagagtcggacttgactgagaaactaacacttcatCACATCACTCTACTATCTATACTCTGGCAATTCATCAGCAAGCCTTATTCATTTTGCCCCCTTAAAATCTgagaaattttttgttttgctccAATAAAAGAACTTCCAGCCTTCTTTTAATAATATCTCCTTAATATATTTGAAGGTTCCTCAATATCATATTACAAAGCTGGGTTCCCTTGACCTCTCTCTCCACATACACAAACCCCCAATATAGATTCTGtttcttttaccttttaattattttgtttcattattcTATTCTGACCCTATTCCAACTATTCTGCTTATCTCGAGACTATGAACCCACCATAGGCTCAGATTTCTAACAGAGTGGGAGAATTATTTTCCAGTTCATTCATGGAAGATTTGCTGAGGGTCTATTAGATatgaggggcttctctggtggctcggtggtaaagaatccacctgctaatacaagacatgtaagagactcgggttcaatccttgagttgagaagatcccctggagaaggaaatggcaacccactctagtattcttgtctgaaaaatcccatggacagaggagcctggcaggttacagtccatgcagttgcaaagagtcatacaagactgagcgactaagcacttgAAGATTAGATAGGAGATTGAAGGACACAAAAATGAATTAGTCTTAGACTCTGTCCTCAAAGAGCTTACAGTCCTTAAGGAAATGAGACAAGAAGATAAACAGCCATAGACCAAGTGTGAAGTGCTCTGGGAGTTCAAAGGAGGCGAGATTAAACTCCAGCTGTAGGGGCCCAGGATGGGTTGGTGAGGTCTTGAAAGatgataaagtgaaagtcgctcagttgtgtccaactctttgtgaccttgtggactatacagtccatggaattctctaggccagaatactggagtgggtagcctatccttgctccaggggatcttcccaacccaggaatcaaactgggatctcctgtattgcaggcagattctttaccaactgaggatcagggaagccctgaaagatGATGGGGAGGAAGGATATCCAGGGAGAGGAAAGTCATCCTCCTCTGAATGCCATCTAATGTCATCCACAGGTGTCTTCTTTGTTAAAATAGTGCAATCCTGACTCATATTCCATCCTAAGTTTTACTCTTTGTCACTGTATGCCTTCTTGCAATGACATTCAATTTAAACATTCTTTAACATGTACTAGAAAAGCTTAGTTTAACTGTTTGTGTGCTAATGATATCAAATCTTACTCTGTTTATTGCTTTTGTTGTCTAGTCTAGTCAAAGTTTAACCAGAATATTTTGTCATTCCACAGGTCAGGGTTTAGAGGCTGGGTTTGGTGGGGAAGGGAGATTCCAAGCCAAGTTTCTCAATCCTATTCTGTTTCTAGGAGTTTGTAATTTAACTCAGACCACTCTGTCTACaccctttggaaaagactctgatgctgggagggattgggggcaggaggagaaggggacaacagaggatgaggtggctggatggcatcaccgactcgatggacatgagtttgagtgaactccaggagttggtgacagacagggaggcctggcgtgctgcgattcatggggtcgcaaagagtcagacatgactgagcaactgaactgaactgactctgtcTACTTTTTAAATCCTCCACTAACCAGTACttaagaagcaagttagaaagtATCCTCTATAACACACTTCTTGACCTTCCATGCTCAGTGTTATCCCCAGCCCATTTTAATACACTAGAATACAAGTTGTTGGGTTGTGATTTGGCTTATGTGTTGTGTAGAGTTGCCTTGGTAGGAGAAGTCTGACTTAACCAAGTTCCTCAGCTCTACCAAGCTCTTAAGTTGGTTAAATTTGTTAGCATCATGAACTGAATCTCCAAATAAAGATAAATGCTTCAGGAAGGAGTTAGAGACCTTTTGACAAGAAAAGGATCTTGGGACTCACTGTTCCATATCTTCATTATATGGATGAGTCCTTAATACCCATAGAAGAAGAATAGTGTCTGCTATTTCTTGGACATCTATGTGTTTTACATAAATTTTCATTCAGTATAGATAGTAACTGGCAAGGATGGAGCTGTTTTCCtaatattacatattaaaaaattggGGCCAATTACTCAAAGttatacagctagtaagtgggaGAGGCAAGATTTGACTGTAGGTCAGACTCCCAAACCACTCTCTTCCACTCCTCATCCTAGGGAAGATGTCACATGCCCCCAGGTAACATATTTAATATCTCACAACTAAGAGGACTCAATCTTATCTTTAATAAAGACTCAAACCCTTGATCTCTTCCTTAATCTTTAATGTCATCTTGTGTTtgttagggttttgttttgttgggtttttattgcaggggggtgggggtgtggagtAACACAGTCACCCTTGGGTTTTAAGATTTCTTAATCAGTGgtggttattattttttccttactaTTACTtattcggaaaaggcaatggcaccctactccagtactcttgcctggaaaatcctatggacggaggagcctggtaggctgcagtccctggggtcgctaagagtcagacatgactgagcgacttcactttcacttttcactttcatgtattggagaaggaaatggcaacccactcc of the Bubalus kerabau isolate K-KA32 ecotype Philippines breed swamp buffalo chromosome 3, PCC_UOA_SB_1v2, whole genome shotgun sequence genome contains:
- the LOC129646638 gene encoding cyclin-dependent kinase 15-like codes for the protein MLLGRAPEAEDLASQMLKGFPRDRVSAQEALVHNYFSVLPAQLHQLPDDASSYCLPSDDLSMKPESGNCEKSGRTAYIPAKAWHTNPPPKRQGCSYPSMCVSMKLRGPRYHCPEAVAVSLWPEEINGEGVTCHKIQEF